The genomic region ACAGCGACGATCGAGGGGTCCTCCAGACAGAGCAGAGGACGCCCCATGACAGGCCGGTGCAGTTCGATTTTGGGGAAACGCACATGACGAAAACCCTCCACCAGGATCAAGTCCAGTCGGGAGGCGTCCAGGCGATCGAGCATGGTCTGCAGGTCAGGATCGCCCTCGATCTCCTCTTCCACCATCAAGGCCCAGCGCTGGGCGGTCGCCAGCAATACCTGACCGGCACCGGCTTTGCGAAGTTCGTAGCTGTCCTTGCCAGGTTTGTCGACATCAACTTTATGATGGGCATGCTTGACGACACCGATCCGGATTCCCTCCGCCTTCAACAGCGGAATCAATCGGGTCAACAGGGTGGTTTTTCCGGTGCCGCTGTATGCGGCAAAGCCCAGTACGGGAACGGCTGCCTGAATCATCTTTCTACCAGCGTGGGAATAGGGGGAAACCGGGATGTGGGTCTCAATCGATGGGGGAGTTGTTTCGCTTCATGCCGTGCAACATGACGATCAGATCCGCCTCACCCCGACTGATGTTCAACTCATCCATCAGCCTATCGGCCTTGGCGCCCTCCTGAACCAGACGAATCGCCTCAGCGTAGGGAGGCTCACCGGTCCGTTGGTACTCCATGCTCTCCTGCCGCTCTTCCAGATCCCGCCCGTGGCGTTCAATCCGATTGACCCGTTTATCCACACCGACGGAACTGGAACAGAGGGCCCCGACCGTCTGCTTGAGGATCTCCACCTCACGCATTGCTTCAGCGAGACGCTCTTGAGTGCGATTGATTTGTCTGTTTGAGAGTACGATAAACACCAAAACAGCGATCACCAGTACTGCAAGGGTTATCCATAAGTTGAGCATGGCGCTATCCATCATGCGTATTCATCGATGTGCGGCTTGCCGTTGTCATTTTCCTGGGCGGGCTCTTTTTTCCTTCCTTGTTTGTTACGCTCTTCCTGAGGCTTCGGACGCTCACGACGCTCTGGCCGCCGACTGGGATTCACGGGGTAGAGTGGATTTATCGGACTCTGCTCACCGATTTCTGGCATTTCAGCTCCATTGTTTTTAGAGATCGGAGTCTAACTTGTGTTCGTCCGGAAGCCCATATCTAACCCCAAAGAACGCGAAGAGCGTTAAGGTAAACGATTGATTAACAATAAATTACCTTTCGGCAACTGCTCCCTGCGTTGCTCTACCTCCTGCATCCATGCAGTCGCGTGTACTTCGTGCGCTTCGTGGTAAAAAAACAGCGTTTCCTGACCGACACTAACTTGAAGGGAGTGTAGCATGGGATTGCTATTCGGCATCAGAACATGCTGATCTCAGCCCACTCCTCATCTGTCAGCAGTTTATTCAGATCCACCAGGATCAGCAGACCATTCTCACGGGTTGCCACGCCCTGGATATAACGCGAACTCTCATCATTGCCGACATTGGGGGCAGCGTCGACCTCGTCCTCGTTAAGTTCCACCACTTCCGCCACCGCATCCACCAGGATGCCAACCACCTGCTTTTCGGACTCAATGATCACGATACGGCTTGAGTCGTCCAGTTCGGCTGAAGGCAGACCAAAGCGGCTGCGGGTATCGATGACGGTAACCACGTTCCCGCGCAGATTGATGATACCCAGTACGAAAGGGGGCGCACCAGGAACCGGGGCGATCTCGGTAACCCTGAGAACCTCCTGCACCTTCATCACATTGATGCCGTATGACTCATCCTTCAGCCGAAAGGTGACCAACTGAAGCACCGAATCATTCGCATCGACTTCTGCAGCATTTGTGTTCATTTACGCACCTCATCCCACCTGTTACACCCCATCACGTCAAAAAGTGGACGGGAATTATGTTCTTTGAATTAATTAAGCACTAATCATGCCCAACATGCTGTCAATATCCAGCAGCACAGACAACTGCTCTACCATCGTTCCGGCCAGCCAGGGACGTTTTCCCTGGGCAGTGCGCCAGCGCACACCTCCAGCATTCAGCATAATCGTCTCTGCAATACCGTCCACGGCAAGGCCGTATCCGCCGTCACCCACGACCAATACATGGCCACCGCTCTGTCGTTCACCCGGTACCCTGTCACTGACTCTCTCCGGCATCACCAGACGAGCGGTGTCGACCACCACTATCTTCTGCCCGCGATTGACCAACACACCCAGGTGCCAGTCGGGCTGGCCCGGTATAACAGAGGCCTCATCCCGCCACTCAAGAATACTCACCAATCCGGTCAGAGGTATTCCCAAATTCAGCCCTCCTACCTTGAACACCAACACCTGAAAAGGCATTTCGGCCCAGGACGGAATGATCGGCTCATTGACTGCCTGTGTGACCTCAACGGTCTGACTGGCGACCTCGGTCGCCGGCCCGGCGGTCACCTCCTCACTCACATGTGTGGCGGAAACAGCCTCCGTCAACGTCTGTTCCGTAATATCGGCTATTTGGGTGGCAACTTTAGTTTCGGCGACCGGTGCCTCGACAGGAATCTCACTGATCTCCTGCAACAGCACATCCAGATAGCTGCTGAGGGCGGCATCCGGCTCCGCAAGATGGGTGGGGGGCTTTTCCTGTTGTCGATTCAACGTCCGACTCCGGCACTGACCGGCTGTCCCACTTCCCGTTGCAGGTCTTCGAGTAGATCGGTATAGGCGCTCACACCGCGACCACCAGGGTCAAACATTGCGGGAGGAATACCTGCCCTGCTCGCTTCGCGTAAAAGAGTGTCAACCGGGATCAGGCCTCGCCAGAGATGTTCCTGATAGGTCTCACGCAACACCTTCAGGCTGTCGACGGAAGCACGGGTACGCTGATCGTACATGGTGGGGACGATGGTATAGGGCAGCGAATTCTGTCGCGCCTTGAGTACCATCTTCAGGGTGTGCAACATCCGCTCCAACCCTTTGAGGGCAAGGAACTCTGTCTGCACGGGAATAATCAGCTGCTCGCAGGCCGCCAGCGCATTGATCATCAGAATACCAAGGACAGGTGGACAGTCGATCAATACATAGTCGAAACGATCTTCCAACCGGGCAAGGGCGTTTTTGATCACCAGACCCATGCCGTCCAATCTGCCGGCCTGACGATCGAGTGTCGCCAGCGCCATGGCAGCGGGCATCAGTTCCAATCCATCGGTACCAGTCTTGTAGAGCAGTGTCGCTGGATCAACATCCTGTTTGTCCGCCACCGCCTTGAAGAGCGAGTAGACGCTCTCTTCGATGGAGTCAGGGTCGTAACGAAAATAGCTGGTCAATGAACCGTGGGGATCAATATCGATCAGCAGGGTTCTGAGACCCCACTGTGACAACAGGCCACCGAGACCGACCGTGGTGGTAGTCTTGCCCACCCCGCCTTTCTGATTGGCGATGGTCCAGATCTTCATCGGCTACCATCAGGTAAGATAATGGTCCGATCCGGATCGCCGTTCATGCCGAGGATAACCAGGCTCACCCGGCGGTTCTTCTGCCGACCGGCCTTGCTGCCATTGTCGGCAATCGGGCGATGTTCACCATATCCGATGGCTGCCAGGCGTCCAGGGGCCACACCCATGCGGGCGATCAGATGCACGACACTGGCCGCGCGTGCTGCGGAAAGCTCCCAATTCGACGGATATTCAGGCGTATGGATCGGCTGGTTGTCCGTATAGCCTTCAATCTGCAGCTGATTTTTCAATGGTCGCAGAATGCTGCTGATATCCCGCAAAACCTTTACTGCGGCACGGGAGAGTTTGGCACTGCCACTGGGGAAGAGCATCTTGTTCTTCATATCCACAATCACCCGTGTATCGCTGTGGGATACATCGACCAGATCCTTTTCGATGTAGGGTTCGAGCATGTCACCAATGGTGGCCGCAAGATAGCTCAGACGCTGCGCCTCATCCACCGCGCTGTCCAGTGATCCATCATCATCGTAAGTGCCGGGACCGAAACGTGTCTCCGTCTGGATCAGCGCGCTGCTGCCTTCGGCACCCGTGGGATCTCCGCTGGAGCGGCTGATCTCGCCGATCTGGATCGGGTCCTGGCTGCGGGACGGCTCCTGAAACGCATTGGTCAAGGTTTGGGACAATACCCGGTATTTGCCCTCATTGACTGAAGATATTGAGTACATCACGACAAAAAACGCAAACAGCAGGGTGATAAAATCCGCATAGGAGACGACCCACCTTTCGTGGTTCTCCTGTTCTTCATGCCGTTTACGCCTGCGCGCCATTTTGCCCTCGTTATGAGAGAAAAGCCTTCAGCTTCATCTCAATATTGCGTGGATTTTCACCCTCGGCTATCGCTACAACTCCTTCGACCACCATTTCACGGTATTTCGTCATCCCCAGCGATTGGGTCTTCAGTTTTGCCGCTATCGGCAGTAGAAACAGATTTGCCAGTCCCACCCCGTAGATGGTGGCGACAAAAGCTGTGGCGATACCGCTGCCCAGCTTGGCGGGGTCTGCCAGATTTTGCATCACATGGATCAAACCCATAACCGCGCCGATGATACCGATAGTGGGCGAGTAGCCACCCATACCTTCATAAACCTTGGCCGCCTGCAGATCGTAGTGCTCTGTGGCATCCACCTCCATCTCGAGGATATCCCGAATCACTTCAGGTTCACTGCCGTCCACCAGCAGTTGCATGCCTTTACGCAGAAAGTCATCCGATTCCTTCTCGGATATGGTTTCCAGCCCGAGCAGACCCTCTTTGCGTGCGATATTGCTCCAGCTGACAAGTTTCTTGATGGTCGGGGACATGTTGATCCTGCCAGGCAGGAACACACGTCCTGACAATCTCAGCGCATGTAAAAAAACCGGTACAGGCGTCTGTAGAAGGATCGCACCAACGGTACCGCCAATCACGATAATCATTGCTGGGCCGTTGACCAGCGAGTCGATGTGTCCGCCTTCAAGCCAATTTCCGCCCAACACCGCCATAAAGGCGATGATGATGCCGATAAAGCTGAGAAAGTCGACTCTCATATTCTCTACTGTTCTCTACCCAGATTTTCAAGCATGGTCCCGATCTCATCAAGCGAGACAACACGGTCCACAAGACCCGCTTTTTCAACCGCCCGGGGCATGCCGTAAACCACACAGCTCGCTTCATCCTGGCTCCAGAGTTTGGCGCCTGTCGACTTCAACTTGCGTGCCCCCTCCAAACCATCCGCGCCCATGCCCGTCAGAACTACGCCCAGTGCCTGCGCACCAAAAACTCTGGCCGCCGACTCAAGCAACTGATCCACGCTGGGATGGTAGATCTGTCCCCCATGCGCATCCTTGACCCTCACCATTGAACCCGAGACTCCCTTTTCCACTATCATCTGCCTGCCGCCTGGCGCCAACAGTACCCTGCCGGGACGTAGCGGATCACGATCCCTCGCCTCCTTCACTTCAATAGCGCAAACAGTATTGAGACGGTCAGCATAAGCCGAAGTGAATGCGGCGGGCATATGTACCGCAACCACCAACGGAATTGGGAAATTCCGTGGCAGTCGGGTCAAAATATTCTGCAGCGCCACAGGACCACCGGTTGATGCACCAATAGCAATCATGTCAACAGGGCCGGTCTCCTGCCTGTATCCAACCGGCAACCGGCTTGCCCCGAGTCTTGTGTTTGTTGCGGATTTTGGCGGCAGCCGCCCATGCCCTACAGCTCTCACCCGCTGTCGGAGTTGCTCTCCGAAAACCTCTGCGGATTCACCCGATTTCAAACCATCCGGCGTTTTTGGAAGAAAATCCATCGCCCCGGATTCCAAAGCATCAAGCGTTTCCCGCGCCCCAGCCTTGGTGAGTGCCGAAAACATCAGGATACGGGTCGGGGATCTCGCCATGATGTGGCGAACTGCGGTAATGCCATCGAGTACCGGCATCTGCACATCCATGGTGATGACATCCGGATGTAGCTGTTGCGCCAGATTGACCGCCTCTTCGCCATTCATGGCGTAACCAGCTATCTCAAGATCCGGCGCAACCTCCAGCATCTCACCAATCCTGTGCCGATAAAATGCTGAATCATCGACGACTAAGACTTTCAGCCTGGCCTGCATTTCTCACCATCCATCTCTGAGAGACAGTTGTTTCCGAAACCATCTGCAGATCACTGGCCCGCTCAATATTTTCTGGCGTACTTGCGCATCAGCCCTGGGACATCCATGATCAGCGCGATTTTCCCATCGCCGGTTATCGTTGCACCGGCCATGCCTTCCAATCCCTGCAACATGGCACCCAGGGGCTTGATAACCACCTCTTCCTGGCCAATCAGTTCATCCACCACCAGCCCCACCTGGATGTTGCCGACATTGACCACAACGACATGTCGACTACTTTTTTCC from Gammaproteobacteria bacterium (ex Lamellibrachia satsuma) harbors:
- a CDS encoding chemotaxis protein CheW codes for the protein MNRQQEKPPTHLAEPDAALSSYLDVLLQEISEIPVEAPVAETKVATQIADITEQTLTEAVSATHVSEEVTAGPATEVASQTVEVTQAVNEPIIPSWAEMPFQVLVFKVGGLNLGIPLTGLVSILEWRDEASVIPGQPDWHLGVLVNRGQKIVVVDTARLVMPERVSDRVPGERQSGGHVLVVGDGGYGLAVDGIAETIMLNAGGVRWRTAQGKRPWLAGTMVEQLSVLLDIDSMLGMISA
- the motD gene encoding flagellar motor protein MotD translates to MARRRKRHEEQENHERWVVSYADFITLLFAFFVVMYSISSVNEGKYRVLSQTLTNAFQEPSRSQDPIQIGEISRSSGDPTGAEGSSALIQTETRFGPGTYDDDGSLDSAVDEAQRLSYLAATIGDMLEPYIEKDLVDVSHSDTRVIVDMKNKMLFPSGSAKLSRAAVKVLRDISSILRPLKNQLQIEGYTDNQPIHTPEYPSNWELSAARAASVVHLIARMGVAPGRLAAIGYGEHRPIADNGSKAGRQKNRRVSLVILGMNGDPDRTIILPDGSR
- a CDS encoding chemotaxis response regulator protein-glutamate methylesterase, whose amino-acid sequence is MQARLKVLVVDDSAFYRHRIGEMLEVAPDLEIAGYAMNGEEAVNLAQQLHPDVITMDVQMPVLDGITAVRHIMARSPTRILMFSALTKAGARETLDALESGAMDFLPKTPDGLKSGESAEVFGEQLRQRVRAVGHGRLPPKSATNTRLGASRLPVGYRQETGPVDMIAIGASTGGPVALQNILTRLPRNFPIPLVVAVHMPAAFTSAYADRLNTVCAIEVKEARDRDPLRPGRVLLAPGGRQMIVEKGVSGSMVRVKDAHGGQIYHPSVDQLLESAARVFGAQALGVVLTGMGADGLEGARKLKSTGAKLWSQDEASCVVYGMPRAVEKAGLVDRVVSLDEIGTMLENLGREQ
- a CDS encoding chemotaxis protein CheW, with protein sequence MNTNAAEVDANDSVLQLVTFRLKDESYGINVMKVQEVLRVTEIAPVPGAPPFVLGIINLRGNVVTVIDTRSRFGLPSAELDDSSRIVIIESEKQVVGILVDAVAEVVELNEDEVDAAPNVGNDESSRYIQGVATRENGLLILVDLNKLLTDEEWAEISMF
- a CDS encoding ParA family protein; amino-acid sequence: MKIWTIANQKGGVGKTTTTVGLGGLLSQWGLRTLLIDIDPHGSLTSYFRYDPDSIEESVYSLFKAVADKQDVDPATLLYKTGTDGLELMPAAMALATLDRQAGRLDGMGLVIKNALARLEDRFDYVLIDCPPVLGILMINALAACEQLIIPVQTEFLALKGLERMLHTLKMVLKARQNSLPYTIVPTMYDQRTRASVDSLKVLRETYQEHLWRGLIPVDTLLREASRAGIPPAMFDPGGRGVSAYTDLLEDLQREVGQPVSAGVGR
- a CDS encoding flagellar motor protein → MRVDFLSFIGIIIAFMAVLGGNWLEGGHIDSLVNGPAMIIVIGGTVGAILLQTPVPVFLHALRLSGRVFLPGRINMSPTIKKLVSWSNIARKEGLLGLETISEKESDDFLRKGMQLLVDGSEPEVIRDILEMEVDATEHYDLQAAKVYEGMGGYSPTIGIIGAVMGLIHVMQNLADPAKLGSGIATAFVATIYGVGLANLFLLPIAAKLKTQSLGMTKYREMVVEGVVAIAEGENPRNIEMKLKAFLS
- a CDS encoding DUF2802 domain-containing protein encodes the protein MMDSAMLNLWITLAVLVIAVLVFIVLSNRQINRTQERLAEAMREVEILKQTVGALCSSSVGVDKRVNRIERHGRDLEERQESMEYQRTGEPPYAEAIRLVQEGAKADRLMDELNISRGEADLIVMLHGMKRNNSPID
- the mobB gene encoding molybdopterin-guanine dinucleotide biosynthesis protein B → MIQAAVPVLGFAAYSGTGKTTLLTRLIPLLKAEGIRIGVVKHAHHKVDVDKPGKDSYELRKAGAGQVLLATAQRWALMVEEEIEGDPDLQTMLDRLDASRLDLILVEGFRHVRFPKIELHRPVMGRPLLCLEDPSIVAVASDEPVPVLLTLPQLDINDVSAIRDFILFKYLQPVCHE